Genomic segment of Conexibacter woesei Iso977N:
CTCGCGTGCGTGCTGGGTGGACTCGAACAGCGTCACGGGCCGCGCGCCGTCGCGCAGGTCGCGCGCGTCCGCGGTCATCTTGTAGGCCTTGATCGGCTGCCCGAGGATCGAGTGGCCGATCGTCTCCTCCTTGATCAGGTCCGGGTAGCGCGAGGCGAGGTCGTGGTACCAGTTCTTCAACGGCACCAACGGCGTCGAGCAGCGCGTCGGGCACGCCGCGGGCTTCAGGCTCCACGGGCGGAAGACGTCGTAGCCGTGGGTCGGGTTGGTCAGCGGCGTCGGCGGCGCCGCCATCGCGCGGGCCTGGGAGAGCGCCTGGACCTGGGCGCCCTTGTCGCGCAGCGCCTGCGCCTGGGCCGGCGTCGCCACGATGCCGAGCTTGCCGTTGCCCAGGCCCTTGACCTCGTTGAGGTCGTAGCCGGCGCGCGCGAGCTCGTCGGTGGTCACGCGGCCGCTGACCGCGTACTGGTTGAGCGGCTCGACCGTGCGGTCGGCGGCCTGCGCCCCGCCCACGGCAGCCGTCATCGTCGCGGCGATCGCCGCGATGCCCGCGCATGCTGCGCGGGCGGATCCTCGGATCTGCATGGAACCTCCCCGGGGCCTGCTCTGTGCCCCGCGTTCGCATGATGTGGTCGCGCGCGCTTTCGCTTGGACCAGCCGCGCGCACGGTGATCAGGCGACTGTATGGTCATGTGACCGGACCACGCAAGGTCTGATGAGCAACACACCGTGCTTCCGGTGTCAAAGCGTGACGAAAATGCCACGGGGTGTGGCAGGTCGAGCCCTAGGTGTGGGATCGGGACGCGGCGGTGCCCGTTCTCGTAGGCATCATGCGCCTTCGAATCGTCCTCACGCTCCTGGCCCTCGCGGCCGTCCTGCTGCCCGTCGCCGCCGCCGGCGCGGCCGACACGCACGCGCCCAAGGGCGCGCGGCTGGACTGGCTGCCGCGCGACGAGTGGGTGATGTCGGGCTGGCTGCCGTTCGACGAGGCGCGGCTCGACGTCGTCGTGCACACGAACCACGACGAGCTGGTGAGGTGGCTCGACGACCGCCGCACGCTCCTGCAGCTCGCGCGGGCCCACGGCGTCCCGGGCACGAGCGCGCAGATCGCCCACGCGCTGGTCGCGCCGCGGCTCGCACGGGTCCGGCCGGCGCAGCGCGCCGCGCTGCAGGCGCGGGCCGAGACGATGCTGACCCAGGCGCACCTGTCGCGCCACGTGCTCTTCCACGTCTTCCACACGCCCGCGATCCCGGACGCGGCGCGCGCGGTCTTCGGCGTCTCCCCCGCGCAGTTCCGGACGCTGCGCGACAGGGCGATGACGCCGACGACGATCGGCGCGCTCGGCGGCAAGTCGGCCGCGCACGTCAGGGGCGCGCTCTGGGCGCTGCTCGTGCAGCGCGCGCATCGCGGCGTCGCGCTCGGCGCGATGTCCTCGGCGGAGGCCGCGCACCTGCTCGACGAGCAGAAGGCGCAGCTGGGGCTCTACGTCGGCCGTGCGTTCCGGACACCCGACCAGCAGGTCGCGTTCCTCTGCACGCCGCACTAGCCCTGCAAAAGCGCTCAAGTACCCCCGACGGGACTCGAACCCGCATCTTCCGCTTAGGAGGCGGACGCTCTAAGACCGATTGAACTACGGGGGCGAGCGGCGTGGAGCATATCGCTCAGCGGTCGTCGCGCGCGAAGACGGACCGCAGGTCCTGCCGCAGCGTCAGGAGCGCGGCGACGGGCAGACCGACCACGTTGAGGTAGTCGCCCGCGATGCGGTTGACGAGCACGGCGCCGCGCTGCTGGATCGCGTAGGCGCCGGCGCGGCCCTGCCACTCGCCGGTCGCGACGTACCAGTCGATCTCGGCGTCGCTGAGGTCGCGGAACGTGACCTCGGTGATCTCGGTCGCGGTCCGGACCGCGCCGTCCTGCACGAGCGCCAGGCCGCTGACGACCTCGTGGGTCCGGCCCGACAGGTGGCGCAGCGTGCGCCGGGCGTGATCGGCGTCGGCGGGCTTGCCCCAGATCTGCACGCCGTCGGTGGCGACGAGCGTGTCGCAACCGACGACGAGCGCGTCGTCGCCCGCGCCCTCGGCCACCGCCAGCGCCTTGCGCAGCGCGTTCTCGGAGGCGACCGCGCGCGGCGCGCCCTCGTCCTCCTCGGCGACGTCGGAGACCCGGACCTCGAAGGCGAGGCCCAGGTCGTCCAGGATCGCGCGGCGCTGCGGCGAGCCGCTGGCCAGGACCAAACGGCTCACAGCGCGGAGGGTCCTACAGCTCCGGGAACCAGATCCCGATCTCGCGCGCGGCCGACTCGTCGGAGTCGCTGCCGTGCACGAGGTTCTGCCCGACCTCGATCGCGAAGTCGCCGCGGATCGAGCCGGTGTTGGCCTCCAGCGGGTTGGTGGCGCCGATCAGCTGGCGCGACGCCTTGACGACGTCGTCGCCCTCCAGCACGATCGCGACCAGCGGGGCGCTCGTGATGAAGTCGACGAGCTCGCCGAAGAACGGGCGCTCCTTGTGCTCGGCGTAGTGCGTCTCGGCCGTCTCACGCGAGGTGGTGACGAGCTTCAGCGCGGCGATCGTGAGGCCCTTGCGCTCGAAGCGCGCGAGGATCTCGCCGGTGAGGCCGCGCGCGAACGCGTCGGGCTTGACGAGGATGAGGGTCCGGGACACGGACGGGCTCCTTGAGGGGTTCGATTTCGGGAACTACGAGGACCGGACTCTACGAGCCGGACTCGGTCGCTGCGGCCTGCTCGAGGTCGCCGGTGCTGCGGCGCCGGCGGCGACGCGGCTGCGGCGTGACGCCCGGGATCTCCGACTCGCAGTACGGGCAGATCTTCCAGGCCGGGTCGAGCGGCTTCGCGCACGTGCCGCACGGGTCCTTGAGCTTGCGCAGGCAGTGCGGGCAGCGCAGGAACTCGTCCTTGACCTCGTGGTCGCAGTGCGGGCACAGCAGGTAGCCGGCACCGTGCAGGCGCGCCTCGGCGGCCTGCATCTCGAGCTCGCGCTCGCGGACGTCGTCCAGGTACTCCGGCGGGCGCACGATCATGTACACGATCGTCCCGACGAACGGGAACAGCGCCGCCGCCGTCGCGCAGCCGACGAGCATCGGGTCCTCGATGCGGCGTCGCGCGTCCGCGTACGTGTAGTAGATCAACGCGACGTAGATCACGACGAGGAAGAGGATCAGCAGCTTGACGGCCGTGTCGAGGCCGGAGCTCTGAATCCCGAAGACGTCTGCAACGGGCATGTGCACAGGAATCCTAGGGGGTGATGGGCCGCAGCGGCTCTGCTCCCCAACTGATGTTCGTACCCGATCGCGCGGGTCCTGCCCCGCTTGGCGCTACAGGAACAGGCGGCCGAAGAGGTAGCCGACGCCGAAGAAGATGAGGATGATGAGCGCGACGATCAGCGCCGCGGCCGCGATCATGACCGCGACGCGCGGTCCTTCGCTCTCCTGCTCTTCGCTCACAGGGTGCTCCGGGCGGCGCCCGCGGGGCGCAGCAGATCGGCGATGAGGTAGATCGAGCCGGTGGCCAGCGCGACGCCGTCGGGACCGGCCATCCGGCGCGCCTGCTGCAGCGCCGCGCGGGCCTCCCCCACGATCTCCACGGGCCCCGTGAAGCCGTGCTGGCGGCACAGGGATGCGAGCGTGGCGGGCGGCAGCGCGCGCGGCGACTGGGCGCGGGTGATGACGACGCCGTCGCACAGCGGCAGGATCGCGTTGAGCATCCCGGAGGTGTCCTTGTCGTCGAGGACCGCGAGGCAGGCGACGAGCCGGCGGCCGTCGACGAACTCCGGGAGCGCCTCGGCCAGCGCGGCCAGGCCGCCGGGGTTGTGGGCGCCGTCGATGACGGTGTCCGGTGCCGTGTCGATGACCTCGAAGCGGCCGGGGACGAGCGTGGACGCGGCCGCGGCGACGACCGCGGTGTCATCGAGCGGACGTCCGGTTGCGGTCAGGTAGGCGCGCGCGGCCTCGATCGCCAGCGTGAAGTTGCGCCGCTGGAAGGCGCCGCGGGCGAGGATCTCCATGCCCGCGCCGGGGTCGGCGGGCGCGACGACGAGGCGCGCGTGGCGGTCCTGCGCGGTCTGCTGCGCCAGCGCGAGGGCGTCCGGATGGAGGTCGGCGCCGATGATCAGCGTGGTGT
This window contains:
- a CDS encoding Maf family protein yields the protein MSRLVLASGSPQRRAILDDLGLAFEVRVSDVAEEDEGAPRAVASENALRKALAVAEGAGDDALVVGCDTLVATDGVQIWGKPADADHARRTLRHLSGRTHEVVSGLALVQDGAVRTATEITEVTFRDLSDAEIDWYVATGEWQGRAGAYAIQQRGAVLVNRIAGDYLNVVGLPVAALLTLRQDLRSVFARDDR
- the ndk gene encoding nucleoside-diphosphate kinase — protein: MSRTLILVKPDAFARGLTGEILARFERKGLTIAALKLVTTSRETAETHYAEHKERPFFGELVDFITSAPLVAIVLEGDDVVKASRQLIGATNPLEANTGSIRGDFAIEVGQNLVHGSDSDESAAREIGIWFPEL
- a CDS encoding zinc ribbon domain-containing protein; translated protein: MPVADVFGIQSSGLDTAVKLLILFLVVIYVALIYYTYADARRRIEDPMLVGCATAAALFPFVGTIVYMIVRPPEYLDDVRERELEMQAAEARLHGAGYLLCPHCDHEVKDEFLRCPHCLRKLKDPCGTCAKPLDPAWKICPYCESEIPGVTPQPRRRRRRSTGDLEQAAATESGS
- a CDS encoding bifunctional folylpolyglutamate synthase/dihydrofolate synthase, which codes for MSLQDAERLLLSLELFGMRFGLDRMRRLLTALGSPQERFGAVHVVGTNGKSSTVRMTAAILRRHGLRVGAYLSPHLVTFAERVRVDDADVSGPEFAAAVQRAAAAAAKVDRTAEPDDHVTQFELLTAAAFDLFARAEVDVVVVEAGLGGRFDATNVLKSDVSVLTNVGLEHTRWLGPTVTAIATEKLDVLEPDTTLIIGADLHPDALALAQQTAQDRHARLVVAPADPGAGMEILARGAFQRRNFTLAIEAARAYLTATGRPLDDTAVVAAAASTLVPGRFEVIDTAPDTVIDGAHNPGGLAALAEALPEFVDGRRLVACLAVLDDKDTSGMLNAILPLCDGVVITRAQSPRALPPATLASLCRQHGFTGPVEIVGEARAALQQARRMAGPDGVALATGSIYLIADLLRPAGAARSTL